The genomic window ACGGCGGTGATCCGCCCTGGCTACATCGTGGGTCCCGACGACCCCACGGGCCGCTTCACCTACTGGCCTGTGCGCTTCGACAAGGGCGGTGAGCTCGCCGTGCCGGGCGCGCCCGCCGATCCCGTCGAGATCATCGATGTGCGCGACCTGGCCGCCTGGCTGGTGCATCTGGTCGAGCGCGGGACCACCGGCGTCTTCAACGCCTGCGGTCCCGACAAGCGCCTGGCCTGGGGCAGCCTCGTCGAGGCCTGCCAGAAGGCCGGGAACCCGAACGCCAAGCCCGTCTGGATTCCCGCCGACTTCGTGACCAAGCAGGAGGGCCTCGAATTCCCCATCTGGGCCCCCTACCTGGGCGAGACCAAGGGGTTCCATACCTGGAGCAACGCCCGCGCCGTCAAGGCCGGCCTGAAGTTCCGTCCCGCCGAGCAGACCGTGAAGGACACCCTCGCCTGGTTCAAGACTCAGGAGAAGGCGGAGAAGGGCCGCAACAAGCTGGCGGGCCCCACCGCCGAGCAGGAAGCCAAGCTCATCGCCGCCTGGCGCGAGGCCTCCAAGGCCAAGAAGTAAGCCCCGGGGAAACCGGCCCCCTCGGCTGATCCAGGGCCCCGCTCCGCGGGGCCCTGTCAGTTCTGGATGTAGTGCACCAGCTGCTCGATGGTGAAGGTCTGGTCGGAGATCGTCTCCTTCACCAGGTCGCCGATGGAGAGGATGCCCAGCACCTCGTCACCCGCCCCGAGCACGGGCAGGTGGCGGACATGCTTGTTCGTCATGAGTGCCATGCACTCCTCGACGGACTGAGAGAGGGTCACGCAACTGACCTTCTCGCTCATGATCTCCCGCACCAGGGTGTCCTTCGAGGTCTTCCCCTTGAGGATGATCTTCCGAGCGTAGTCCCGTTCGGAGAAGATCCCCACCAGCTTCCCGTGCTCCAGCACCAGGAGGGCGCCGATGTCGTGCTGGGCGAGGAGGGTCAGCGCCGTGAAGACCGAATCATCGGGCCCCACCGATACCAGGGCGCGCTTGCCCTCGACGAGCTGTTTCAGTGGCCGCATGGATGCCTCCCTGCTGGTCTGGTTGGATGGTTCGGGAATCGTGGCCCTGACTATACGGCCAAGACGGGGCGGATGGGCCAATGAATCCGAGGCCGGGTCATCGGAACCGTGATCAATGACGCAGGATCCCCCTGGCATAGTCTATTCGTGATGCATGGGTCGTCTTTAATCCCAGCCGCTTGAACGACCCACCCCACCCCGCCATGGAACCCCGCCGAGGATCACCCGATGTCCCTGCCCAGGAAGATGAAGGCCCACGCCCGGAAGCATGCCGAAGCCACGGAACCCCATCCGGAGGCGGCCCGGAAGCAGGCCGCCCAGGGGAAGCTGCTGGCCCGCGAGCGCATCACGGCCATTCTCGATCCGGACTCCTTCCATGAATACGACCTCTTCGTGGAGCACAAGTGCTCCGACTTCGGCATGGAGAAGAAACAGCTGCCGGGGGACGGCGTCATCACCGGCACGGGTACGATCCTGGGTCACCCCGTGGCCATCTACGCCCAGGACTTCACCGTGGCCGGGGGATCGCTGGGCCTGGCCCACGCCCGGAAGATCACCAAGATCATGGATCACGCCATCAAGCTGGGCATCCCGCTCATCGGGATCAACGATTCCGGCGGGGCGCGCATCCAGGAAGGCGTGAACTCCCTGGCAGGCTACGGTGAGATCTTCTACCGCAACACGCTGGCGTCCGGCGTCATCCCCCAGATCTCGATCATCCTGGGTCCCTGCGCGGGCGGCGCGGTCTACTCGCCGGCCCTCACGGACTTCGTCTTCGTCGTGGACAAGATCTCCAAGATGTTCATCACGGGACCCGAGGTCATCAAGACAGTGCTGGGCGAAGAGATCTCCATGGAGGATCTGGGCGGGGCCCGGGTCCAGGCCGAGCTCTCCGGCAACGCGCACTTCTACGCCCAGAGCGAGGCGGAGTGCTTCGAGCAGGTGAAGCGCCTGGTGACCTACATCCCCTGGAACAACCGGAAGCGGGCCGACGCCTTCGCCGCCCAGCCCCCGGAGGCCGAGGCCCTGGAGCGCATCATCCCCTCCGAATCCAACCGGCCCTACGATGTGCGGGATGTCCTCCGCAGCGTCTGCGATGGCGCCGACTTCATGGAGGTCCAGGCGCTGTGGGCCGCCAACATCGTGGTGGGCTTCGCCCGCATGAACGGGCGCACGGTGGGCATGGTGGCCAACCAGCCCATGGTGCTGGCGGGCGTCCTGGATGTGGACAGCTCCGACAAGGCCGCCCGCTTCATCCGCTTCTGCGATGCCTTCAACATCCCGCTGGTGACCTTCGTGGACCTGCCGGGCTACCTGCCCGGCGTGGACCAGGAGCACGCGGGCGTCATCCGCCACGGCGCCAAGCTGCTCTACGCCTACAGCGAAGCCACGGTGCCGAAGATCACCGTGATCCTGCGCAAGGCCTACGGCGGCGGCTACATCGCCATGTGCTCGCGGCACCTGGGCGCCGACTTCGTCTTCGCCTGGCCCTGCGCCGAGATCGCGGTCATGGGCCCCGAGGGCGCCGCCAACATCATCTTCAAGGGGGAGATCGCCGCCGCGGCGGATCCCGAGGCCTTCCGCAAGGAGAAGGTGAAGGAATACACCGACAAGTTCGCCAGCCCCTATGTGGCCGCCGCCAACGGCCATGTGGACGCCGTCATCGCCCCCCACCAGACCCGCGACTTCCTGCTGCACGCCCTCGAGATCTCCGAACACAAGACCGAGGAGCGGCCTGCGCGGAAGCACGGCGTTCCGCCCTTCTGAGCGAGCTCCCATGACCCCCCGGCAGACCCTCACCCTGAACGACACGGTGTACGAAACGACCCTCACCCGGAAGTACGCCCACCGGAAACCCTATGTGCCCAAAGATCCCCGGCGGAGAACAGCCACCATCCCGGGCCTCATCCTGGAGGTCCTCGTGCAGCCCGGAGACCGGATCTGCGCAGGCCAGGGAATCGTGGTGCTGGAAGCCATGAAAATGCAGAATCGCATCACCGCCCATCACGATGGCACCGTCAAAGCCCTGCATGTGACCGTCGGAGACACCGTCGCCAAGGGCCAGCTGCTGGTGGAGTTCGAATAGCCGGTTTGGGCCGGCGCCCGGTTCTCCCTTTCAGCACGGCCGGGGCCTCGACGGCGGGTCCAGAGCATTACACAATTTTGTGTATATACTCCTGGATTCTGCCTGCCCTGCCCCAACCGCACTCACCTTTTTGGAGTCCTCCATGCTTCCTGTGGCCGCTCGCGCCTGGTTCGCTGCGCTGTGCTTCGGCGTCATGGGGCAGGCACAATCCGTGGCCTTCACCTTCGACGATGGGCCCAGCCTGACGGCCACGCCCCGCCTTTCCCCCCAGGAGCGCAATGCCGCAATCCTGGCGGCCCTGAAGAAACACCAGGTGAGTGCCGCCCTGTTCGTCACCCTCGGGAACGGCGCGGACCGGCCCGAGGGGGCGGCCCTGGCCAGGGCCTGGGGCGAGGCCGGCCACGCGATCGGCAACCACACCGTCACCCACCTGGATCTCAACGCGAAGGGCACCACCCTTCAGCAGTACCAGGATGAGATCCTGGCCTGTGACCGGGTCCTCCGTGCGCTTCCCGGCTACCGGCCCTGGTTCCGGTTCACCTTCCTCCGAGAGGGCAATACACCTGAGAAACGCGACGGGATGAAGGCCTTCCTGAAGGCCCAGGGCCTTCGCAATGCCCAGGTCAGCCTGGACACCTCGGACTGGCGCCTGAACGCAGCCCTGATCGCCGTCCTGACCCAGCATCCCGGGGCCGATGTGGCACCCATCCGGGGGGCCTACCTGGCCCACCTCCGCCAGCGGGCCGAGGCCTACCGGGAGATCTCCCGGCAGCTCTTCGGGCGCGACATCCCCCAGGTGCTGCTGCTGCATCACAACCTCCTCAACGCGCTGTTCCTGGAGGACGCCATCCAGCTCTTCAAGGACCTGGGTTGGACTCCCATCCGGCCGGAGGCGGCCTTCCAGGATGTCGTCTACGCCCTAGACCCCCAGCGCCCCTCGCCCGGCCAGAGCCTCCTCATCTCGGCCGCGCGCAGCCTCGGTGTTCAACCGAAGGGATGGGAGCGCCTGCTCGACGACGGCGATGAGGAGATCCGCCTGCTCAAGCGGCAGGGAGTACTCCCCGCCTCCTTCGAGTGACAATCCGTCAAGGAGCGGACCCTTTACCCCATTTCCAGCCGCTGGAATCCAGCCTCAGCGCTACTCTGGGCCCTGCATTTGTCTTGGAGGACATCATGGCCGTCAATTTGAAGGGGC from Geothrix sp. includes these protein-coding regions:
- a CDS encoding CBS domain-containing protein; this encodes MRPLKQLVEGKRALVSVGPDDSVFTALTLLAQHDIGALLVLEHGKLVGIFSERDYARKIILKGKTSKDTLVREIMSEKVSCVTLSQSVEECMALMTNKHVRHLPVLGAGDEVLGILSIGDLVKETISDQTFTIEQLVHYIQN
- a CDS encoding twin-arginine translocation signal domain-containing protein: MTVTRREFIQWSAAATALAATGLDLSAAPAEKAAPKKILILGGTGFLGPATIEAAQARGHQVTMFNRGKTRPDLFPGVEKLHGDRDPKKGEGLKALEGRSWDAVIDNSAYYPRMVAASAGLLAPHAKQYLIISSISAYKEPNPENGTEDAPLATMTDPTVESMGKDYANYGALKALCEQAAQKAMPGRTAVIRPGYIVGPDDPTGRFTYWPVRFDKGGELAVPGAPADPVEIIDVRDLAAWLVHLVERGTTGVFNACGPDKRLAWGSLVEACQKAGNPNAKPVWIPADFVTKQEGLEFPIWAPYLGETKGFHTWSNARAVKAGLKFRPAEQTVKDTLAWFKTQEKAEKGRNKLAGPTAEQEAKLIAAWREASKAKK
- a CDS encoding acyl-CoA carboxylase subunit beta yields the protein MKAHARKHAEATEPHPEAARKQAAQGKLLARERITAILDPDSFHEYDLFVEHKCSDFGMEKKQLPGDGVITGTGTILGHPVAIYAQDFTVAGGSLGLAHARKITKIMDHAIKLGIPLIGINDSGGARIQEGVNSLAGYGEIFYRNTLASGVIPQISIILGPCAGGAVYSPALTDFVFVVDKISKMFITGPEVIKTVLGEEISMEDLGGARVQAELSGNAHFYAQSEAECFEQVKRLVTYIPWNNRKRADAFAAQPPEAEALERIIPSESNRPYDVRDVLRSVCDGADFMEVQALWAANIVVGFARMNGRTVGMVANQPMVLAGVLDVDSSDKAARFIRFCDAFNIPLVTFVDLPGYLPGVDQEHAGVIRHGAKLLYAYSEATVPKITVILRKAYGGGYIAMCSRHLGADFVFAWPCAEIAVMGPEGAANIIFKGEIAAAADPEAFRKEKVKEYTDKFASPYVAAANGHVDAVIAPHQTRDFLLHALEISEHKTEERPARKHGVPPF
- a CDS encoding polysaccharide deacetylase family protein, producing the protein MLPVAARAWFAALCFGVMGQAQSVAFTFDDGPSLTATPRLSPQERNAAILAALKKHQVSAALFVTLGNGADRPEGAALARAWGEAGHAIGNHTVTHLDLNAKGTTLQQYQDEILACDRVLRALPGYRPWFRFTFLREGNTPEKRDGMKAFLKAQGLRNAQVSLDTSDWRLNAALIAVLTQHPGADVAPIRGAYLAHLRQRAEAYREISRQLFGRDIPQVLLLHHNLLNALFLEDAIQLFKDLGWTPIRPEAAFQDVVYALDPQRPSPGQSLLISAARSLGVQPKGWERLLDDGDEEIRLLKRQGVLPASFE
- a CDS encoding acetyl-CoA carboxylase biotin carboxyl carrier protein subunit encodes the protein MTPRQTLTLNDTVYETTLTRKYAHRKPYVPKDPRRRTATIPGLILEVLVQPGDRICAGQGIVVLEAMKMQNRITAHHDGTVKALHVTVGDTVAKGQLLVEFE